TGGTGACGCCTTATCTGGGCAGTTTCCTGGAGCAGCACACGCCGGTATACAGCACCATCAAGGAAAACTGTATGGAAATTTTCCGGGAGGACGCCGGGGACTACGATCAGGAGAAAAAGACTGACCAGGTGAAGGCCATTGAGAGCAGCCGTTTGCCGGAAAAATTTAAGAAATCCCTCATGGAAAACAACAATGCGGAGATCTACTCGATCCTGGAAGTGACGGGCTTTGATGAGTATATCGGCACCTATGTGGCGAAAACGCTGACGAACATCATCGCATTTGTGCTGGCGTTTATCATCATTTATCTGGCGCTGAAGCTGATCCTGTTTTCCCTGGATCTCATCGCAAGGCTGCCAGTGCTCCACGGCATCAACAAGACGGCGGGGCTGCTGCTGGGGCTGGCGGAGAGCCTGGTGTTCATCTGGGTATTTTTCCTGGCGATCACCATCTTTTTCACCGGAAAAACCGGCGAGAACCTGATGGGCATGGTCAACGACAGCCTGTTCCTGCGGTTCCTGTATTCAAACAACTATCTGCTGAAAATCATCAGCGCTATTGTGCTGGGGGTATAAAACATATATGAGAATGCGGCTGGACCGGCGTTTATGGATGTGACGAAAGTGGATGAGGCTGATTTTGTTGGAGGGATACGCGATGAAGGTATGCATTTTGATGGGAAGCCCGAGAGCACAGGGTAACACGGCAGCACTGCTGGCCCCCTTCACAGAACAGCTGGAAAGCTGCGGCGCCCAGGTAACGCGCTTTGATCTTTACGAGAAAAACCTGCAGCCCTGTCTGGCCTGCCGGGCCTGTCAGAAGGACTGGACGATTTTCGGCTGCGCGAGAAAGGACGATATGCAGGAAATCTTTGACGCGGTGATGAATTGCGATCTGCTGGTGCTGGCATCGCCCATCTATTCTTGGTATTGCACCCCACCCACCAAATGCGTGCTGGATCGGCTGGTGTACGGCATGAATAAATATTACGGAGAGAAAAAGGGCCCCTCTCTCTGGCGTGGAAAGAAGATGGCCCTGATCACAACGTGTGGATACCGGCTGGAAAAAGGGGCCGATCTGTGGGAGGAAGGCATGCGCCGTTACTGCAAACACTCTCAGTTGACTTATGTGGGAATGCTGGCGGAGCGGCATCTGGGCTACGCCTCTGTGTTTATGGATCCTGAGAAGGAAGCGCGGGCCCGGGCATTTGCCCGGGCGTGTGTGCAAGCTTTTGATATTCCTTCGGCGTGATGTTCATTTCGTGAATAAAGGTACGGTAAAAATGGGAGATATCTGAGAACCTGATGGGCCGGATATCTCCCATTTTTTTGTGGCTTTTTTATGATTGCCAGGCATTTTGTAAAATAATTTGCGAAGCCCTCGTGCTGCTAATGAGAAGAATTATCACATAATATCAAGATTTTTTTGAATTTTGGTGAAAGGATTTCCTCTTTCTGGTATTTCATATAATAGAGGGTTATCGCGAACTGCGATATTTTCACGAAAAAGAGAAAAAGAAAGGCAGGGGGGACTATTTTGAAAAGATTTTTCAGCATACTGCTTGCAGTGTGTCTTCTCGCAACCTGTGTTCCCATGGATACGTACGCCATGGTCGGCGCATTGAACACAACGACAGAGGCAGTTTCGGCCGATAGTAATGGGGCATCCGTTGGAACTTATAAGGTCAGATGGATCCAGAATGACCATATCCGGCTGTATGTTGTGACAAACAGGGTTGACAAAGAAACTTATCTGGTGACGGTTCCGGCAAGAACCAAAGCTTCGGCCAAGGGAAGCATGTGACATGGTCACGCAGAAGAAAATTTATCAGAAGCCGTATTTTACGGCGGGTTCCAAAAGTGTACGCTATTCCACCAGAGATGTATCCGTATCAAACGATGCCATCACGGTGAAATATGTGCTCAAACCGTATGAGCAGATTTCCGGTCTGGAGAAAAATTCCTATGTGGTGACGACCACGTACCGGATCGTGAAGCTGGATGAAGGCACGACGGCAGGCACCACCGGTGCAGGGCGGATTTATGAGGATGATGCAGACAGCGGCAGAACCTATGGCATCAAAACGAGTATTGATGCCACCTATCAGGGATCTCCGGTCAGCTCCTGGAAGGATACGGTGGATCTGAAATTTTTTACAGAGCTGCACCATTTTAATAAGATGGGACATGCCAATGCATCGAAAGGTGCGTCCATTTATATGAGCAGTGCATCGGGAAGCTCTAAAGACGGGTATACCCACACAGAAGAGGCTGTGGCGGTGGACATGCTGCACGTGAATACCGGGTCGGTGGGCTGGGCCTACAGTGCGATTACCGGTCAGTACAAGAGCCATGGGGAAGCGATTTCCGAGTTGTTTACCAAGGGTTATTCCTGGGCAAATCCCTTTACGGCCATGTCCCCTCTGTATACCGGGTATGTGGACGGCCATGCTGGCGATCCGGATGCAGACTGCCGTGATTCGCTGCCGGAGCAGTTCTCGGCGACGGTCAGTGGTAATGTGACGCTGGAGTGCCCGTTTAATATGCTGGGTAAAGAGCGCAGTTTTTACTATGGAAATATGCTCTGGGGATTCCGGGATCTGTATACCGATAAAGAGGAATTTACCCCCAGCGATAAGGTGGAGGTCAGTACAACAGCGAAACAGCTGGGAATTTATCAGACTGGGAAAACCTATCAGGCGGTTCCGGCAGAAAATGCGGCTGCTCTTGAGAAAAATAAGGAAACCTACGGGGAACCGGTTGCTGTTTTACGGGGAAATTATGCGGAAAAAAATGGCCGCTATGTATTCAGTTCCGGTGCGGCGGCGCTGTCTGCCACCATCACTGCTACGTGGCCCATGGGAAGCGGCAGCTTCTCTGTCGGCAAAGACGGCAGCTTTGAGATAAACGGTGTCAGCCTGAACGCACCTACCTTTAAATTTTATCAGGAAAAATCATCCGGACAGGATGGCCTTTCCATTGCACCGGGGGCTGATGGCCTGGCAGTGGCCATTGATGCGGACACCAACGCGGCAGTCATGACAACGGATGTCCCGGGCACCACCATCCGGGTGGAAAGCGCCATGATCAAGCCCAGTGGAAATATCAGCTTTGCGGGTAATGCCCAGTTTGCCATTTTCAGAGGCGCGGAGTTTACCATGCAGGAGCTGGGCTACGGCATGAAAAACGACAAATTCAAGGTGAACGGTATCCGGGCAACGGGAAAGATTGATACGGCGGACATGCTGGGCCTGGAAATGGCAAGCCTGGAAGGCACCATTGATACGTTCAACTCCTATTATCACTTTACCATGGAATTGAATGTGTTTGATCTGTTTGAAACCAATGCAGAGCTGGAGCTGATGCGGTCCGACCTGACAGGTTCCCTCATGCCCAACAAGCTGTATTTCTTCGCAGGATCCAGCGTGGCCAAGATTCCGCTGGTGCCTCCGGTCGTGGTGGCAAACATCACCGGTGCGGGCGGCGGCTTTGACGGTCTGGCGAAAACGCTGAACGGAGATTTCTTCGCCATTCCACCGCTTACCCTTTCGATCACCGGAAGAGGTGAGGTACTTAATGTCATTGAGGCAAAGGCCACCTATACCTTCCGGCCGGGTTATTACAAGCTGGAGGCAGAGGATGTGGGCATTGCATTCCTGAAAAAACTGAATCTGATCGACAATTTTACCATCTATGAGGGGATTCAGGGAGAGACACGCAATCATAAGGGTACCAACTATACAGGCTTAAGTGCTTCTGGCGGCGCCAGCATCCATATCAGTGTGCCGAATAAATCGAAAATCATCCAGGCGCAGGGAGATGTCAATGCCAGCGCATTTGCCGGACTGGATAACTATAAGAATCCGACAAAGGTTTATGCTGTGGCAGACCTGAGCGGCGGTGCGAGGGGAAGTCTGCATTTGCCGAAAAACTGGAAGTTCATTGGTGGGCTTAGTCTGGGATCCACCGGCTTTGATTTTTATCTGGGTGCCGACACTGTTGTGCCGGTGAGAGGCACAGATTTCAACGGCGCGGTAAATGCTGCATTTAAGAATTTCAGGGCTTACGGCGGTGCAAAGAAAGAGGGAGACTGGGAGGTGTGTTCCTACCGCGTGTGGTACATATTCCCGGAGAATGATGCGGGATTTAAAGTGGTAGGTTTCTGGTCTGATCTGCCGGAATGGAAATGGGAAGATCATAAGCCGGAGGGCTACAGCGCTTCTGTCGGTGAAGAGGATGCCCTTGCGGCGGTGGAGGTCAATCTGGAGCCTCTGGAGACCGTGGTAACGGAAGCACAGAACAATGCTGATGAGAGCGCTGGTGCAGAGACTGTCCAGGAAGAGCTGCAGAACAGTTCTGTGGAAAATGCCGGTGCGGCGCGTACACAGGAGGAAACGCAGAAAATTGTTGCGGCGGAAGCAGGGCAGCAGGATGCAGATGTGGAAAACGCACAGTCCGCACAGGTTGAAACGCAGAAGGCTGTTGCGGAAGAACTGGCGCAGATGGATGCAAAAAATACTGCTGTTACAGAGAACGCGCAGACAGAATCTGAGAAAACAGGGAGCAACAGCGCA
Above is a window of Oscillospiraceae bacterium NTUH-002-81 DNA encoding:
- a CDS encoding CvpA family protein, which codes for MNWLLIGILIFMLICTINGYRKGFIRLAVSFVFVIITIALVRMVTPYLGSFLEQHTPVYSTIKENCMEIFREDAGDYDQEKKTDQVKAIESSRLPEKFKKSLMENNNAEIYSILEVTGFDEYIGTYVAKTLTNIIAFVLAFIIIYLALKLILFSLDLIARLPVLHGINKTAGLLLGLAESLVFIWVFFLAITIFFTGKTGENLMGMVNDSLFLRFLYSNNYLLKIISAIVLGV
- a CDS encoding flavodoxin family protein; this translates as MKVCILMGSPRAQGNTAALLAPFTEQLESCGAQVTRFDLYEKNLQPCLACRACQKDWTIFGCARKDDMQEIFDAVMNCDLLVLASPIYSWYCTPPTKCVLDRLVYGMNKYYGEKKGPSLWRGKKMALITTCGYRLEKGADLWEEGMRRYCKHSQLTYVGMLAERHLGYASVFMDPEKEARARAFARACVQAFDIPSA